Proteins encoded by one window of Polaribacter haliotis:
- a CDS encoding sensor histidine kinase, with the protein MKKIVFFLLITSNYLFGQYNYDFQNHIDTVENLLKNNQVKKANKYSKKLIETGKLNKDSLLVALGYKFKGNIQHQNIQIDSSTNSYKKGVNYLNNKKEKLYADLLTNIGRNYGGEGMIDSMLYYHKIALPIYKKLKNKRGLSILHFGQVYSYIKKFNFFEGEKSLNQLLIIAEKYKDPLTEARAYYMLGMLNAVQKNFIESVKLFKKAVKIFEEENDLISLISTYSAISSVLILDKNFEGANNWVLKALKILEEENIPISGAIIELYSNYINILIKSNKLDKAQEVIDLTKKFDYKYLKPYRGVIWINELSLLLKKQQFQDFSILSKEYNSNEINIEFRPEYNKILAEYYLRIKDYKLAFKSKEEYWRLKDSILNNEIRNKVIYNQQKFESTIKEKENLQLKADNIEQELLTQKANTRNWLLLLGLIAAGIVSFVIWKRYKSEARAKATILNQKNVIENLQKELHHRVKNNLAIIDTFIEVAKEEFDNNKFDVKLTEIQNRIVSINEIHKQLYQNSDVTNLDIKNYIDVLSKNVSQSFTNKKITLQNNIENINLNADTSFPVGLIINEFLTNSYKHAFEKEGNIIIEMKDKGQEYLLTLSDNGKGLPKDFDIEQIETFGLRIMKLLTKQINGVYSLESNNGLQLTIQIPKV; encoded by the coding sequence ATGAAAAAAATAGTTTTCTTCTTGCTTATAACCTCAAATTATTTATTTGGACAATATAATTATGACTTTCAAAACCATATTGATACCGTTGAAAATTTATTAAAAAATAACCAAGTAAAAAAAGCTAACAAATATTCTAAAAAACTAATTGAAACAGGAAAATTAAATAAAGACAGTTTATTAGTAGCACTTGGTTATAAGTTCAAAGGTAACATTCAACACCAAAATATTCAAATAGATTCATCAACCAATAGTTACAAAAAGGGAGTAAACTATTTAAATAATAAAAAAGAAAAATTATATGCGGATCTTTTGACTAATATTGGTCGAAATTATGGAGGAGAAGGAATGATAGATAGTATGTTATATTATCATAAAATTGCGCTACCTATTTATAAAAAATTAAAAAATAAAAGAGGTCTATCAATATTACATTTTGGTCAAGTATATAGTTATATAAAAAAGTTTAATTTTTTTGAGGGAGAAAAATCCTTAAATCAACTATTAATTATAGCTGAAAAATATAAAGACCCCTTAACAGAAGCAAGGGCATATTATATGTTAGGTATGCTAAATGCCGTTCAAAAAAATTTTATTGAAAGTGTTAAATTATTTAAAAAAGCAGTTAAAATATTCGAAGAGGAAAACGATTTAATTTCCCTTATAAGTACCTATTCGGCAATAAGTTCTGTTCTTATATTAGATAAAAATTTTGAAGGTGCTAATAATTGGGTTCTTAAAGCATTAAAAATTTTAGAGGAAGAAAATATTCCTATTAGTGGAGCAATAATTGAATTGTACTCAAATTATATTAATATTTTGATAAAATCTAATAAACTAGATAAAGCACAGGAGGTAATTGATTTAACTAAAAAATTTGACTACAAATATTTAAAGCCTTACAGAGGAGTTATTTGGATTAATGAATTGTCTCTACTTTTAAAAAAACAGCAATTTCAAGATTTCTCAATTTTAAGTAAAGAATATAATTCAAATGAGATTAATATAGAATTTAGACCAGAATACAATAAAATTTTAGCGGAATATTATTTAAGAATTAAAGACTATAAATTAGCTTTTAAAAGCAAAGAAGAATACTGGAGGCTAAAAGACTCTATATTAAATAATGAGATTAGAAATAAAGTTATTTATAATCAACAAAAATTTGAATCCACAATAAAAGAAAAAGAAAACCTACAACTGAAAGCAGATAATATTGAACAAGAACTCCTCACTCAAAAAGCAAATACAAGAAACTGGTTATTATTACTAGGGTTAATAGCTGCAGGTATTGTATCTTTTGTTATTTGGAAACGTTATAAATCCGAAGCTAGAGCCAAAGCAACTATTTTAAATCAAAAAAATGTTATTGAGAATTTACAAAAAGAATTACACCACCGTGTAAAAAATAATCTTGCCATCATAGATACTTTTATTGAAGTAGCTAAAGAAGAGTTTGATAATAATAAATTTGATGTAAAATTAACAGAAATACAAAATAGAATTGTAAGTATTAATGAAATTCATAAACAGTTGTATCAAAATAGTGATGTAACGAATCTAGATATTAAAAACTATATAGATGTACTTTCTAAAAATGTATCTCAATCATTTACCAACAAGAAAATTACTCTTCAAAATAATATTGAAAATATAAATCTAAATGCAGACACATCATTTCCAGTTGGCTTAATTATAAATGAATTTTTAACAAATTCCTATAAACACGCTTTTGAAAAAGAAGGGAATATAATTATTGAAATGAAAGATAAAGGGCAAGAGTATCTATTAACTCTTTCTGATAATGGAAAAGGTTTGCCTAAAGATTTCGATATTGAACAAATAGAAACTTTTGGGCTTCGTATTATGAAGCTTTTAACTAAACAGATAAATGGTGTGTATAGTTTAGAGAGTAATAATGGACTTCAACTAACAATACAAATTCCTAAGGTATGA
- a CDS encoding efflux RND transporter permease subunit, with protein MKKIITYFIKYHVAVNVIVFAFFVFGAFGALSMKSSFFPLVDSQLIRISLAYPGASPAEMEEGVVLKIEDNLKGIVGVERVTSVSRENSASVNVEVEKGKNIDIVLSDVKNAVDRVPSFPSGMEPAVIAKVESIRPTISFTISGDNVSLSALKQYARNVENDIRGIEGISQVQISGFPEEEIEIAVRENDLRAYNLSFTEVANAVRNSNILITGGNIKTTDEDYLIRASNRSYYGIELQNLIVRTETNGNIIRLKDIAELRDTWSENPDRLYYNGNLAIDITVSNTNNEDLISSADNIKEYIHKYNQQQQNVQLSVTSDRSITLNGRTKLLVENGVVGILLVLFFLALFLNVRLAIWVAFGLPVAFLGMFIFAAQFDVTINVLSLFGMIIVIGILVDDGIVIGENIYHHYYDLGKTKVQAAIDGTMEVIPPIVSAILTTIIAFSTFFFVDGRIGSFFGEVSTIVLLTLSVSLVEALIILPAHIAHSKALDRKKLENGEDKKTNKFDAFFTKINRGADKYLGKFRDNYYVPFLKFSLNNKIFVFCLFIATLLISFSALQGGIIKSSFFPRVASDRIQISLNMPQGTNERITDSVISLIEEKVWIVNKEYSEKQSGDEDVVENVIKRVGPGSANATLDVNLLPGETRDFSSPKITNAIQKLVGKVYGVESLVFGSGGNFGGSPVAVSLLGNNITELKAVKDELKETLENNPLLKDVTDNDPAGIKEIKISLKDNAYLLGLNLQSIMAQIRYGFFGFQAQRFQRGQDEIKVWVRYDKKDRSSINDLDDMRIITPTGTRVPFSEIATYTIERGDIAINHLEGKREIQISADLKDLETSETEILDNIKNNIMPEILSKYPTVSPLYEGQNREAKKTTDSVNLVAPIILMLIYIVIAFTFRSYSQPILLIIMIPFSMIGVIWGHYIHNFSIGILSFLGIIALIGIMVNDGLVLIGKFNSNLKDGLKFDDALIKAGQSRFRAIFLTSLTTIAGLAPLIFEKSRQAQFLIPMAISIAYGIAIATILTLVMLPMMLAASNTLKVKIKWLKTDKDITKEEVERAIIEANYDDGSSTEIESNKENYESLESNYKKDENE; from the coding sequence ATGAAAAAGATAATTACCTATTTTATAAAATACCATGTTGCAGTTAACGTAATTGTTTTTGCATTTTTCGTCTTTGGAGCCTTTGGAGCTTTAAGTATGAAATCTTCCTTTTTCCCATTGGTAGATTCACAATTAATTAGAATTTCTTTAGCGTATCCTGGAGCTTCTCCAGCAGAAATGGAAGAAGGAGTTGTACTTAAAATTGAAGATAATTTAAAAGGAATTGTTGGTGTAGAAAGAGTTACTTCAGTTTCTCGAGAAAATTCTGCAAGTGTTAACGTAGAAGTAGAAAAGGGAAAAAATATAGATATTGTTTTATCTGATGTAAAAAATGCAGTAGATAGAGTTCCATCTTTTCCTTCAGGAATGGAGCCTGCAGTAATTGCAAAAGTAGAAAGCATAAGACCAACCATTAGTTTTACAATTAGTGGAGATAATGTTTCTTTAAGTGCATTAAAACAATATGCAAGAAACGTAGAAAATGATATTCGTGGTATAGAAGGAATATCTCAAGTACAAATTTCTGGTTTTCCAGAAGAAGAAATAGAAATTGCAGTTCGTGAAAACGATTTAAGAGCTTATAATTTATCTTTTACAGAAGTAGCAAATGCCGTTAGAAATTCTAATATTTTAATTACTGGAGGTAATATTAAAACTACGGACGAAGATTATTTAATTCGTGCCAGCAATCGTTCTTATTACGGAATTGAACTTCAAAATTTAATTGTTAGAACAGAAACTAACGGAAATATAATTCGCTTAAAAGACATTGCAGAATTAAGAGATACATGGTCCGAAAATCCTGACAGGTTGTATTATAATGGAAATTTAGCTATAGATATTACAGTTAGTAATACCAATAATGAAGATTTAATTTCGTCTGCGGATAATATTAAAGAATACATCCATAAATATAACCAACAACAGCAAAATGTTCAGTTAAGTGTTACAAGTGATAGAAGTATTACTTTAAATGGAAGAACAAAATTATTAGTAGAAAATGGTGTTGTAGGAATTCTATTAGTACTTTTCTTTTTAGCACTATTCTTAAACGTTCGTTTGGCAATTTGGGTAGCTTTTGGTTTGCCAGTTGCCTTTTTAGGAATGTTCATTTTTGCGGCTCAATTTGATGTTACGATTAATGTTTTATCATTATTCGGAATGATTATCGTAATTGGTATTTTGGTAGATGATGGAATTGTAATTGGAGAAAATATTTATCATCATTATTACGATTTAGGCAAAACAAAAGTGCAAGCTGCCATAGATGGAACCATGGAAGTAATTCCGCCAATTGTATCTGCAATTTTAACTACAATTATTGCTTTTTCTACCTTCTTTTTTGTGGATGGAAGAATAGGAAGTTTTTTTGGTGAAGTTTCTACAATTGTACTCTTAACATTATCTGTTTCTTTAGTAGAAGCCTTAATTATTTTGCCAGCACACATTGCGCATTCTAAAGCTTTGGATAGAAAAAAGTTAGAAAATGGCGAAGATAAAAAGACAAATAAATTCGATGCTTTTTTTACTAAAATAAATAGAGGTGCAGACAAGTATTTAGGGAAATTTAGAGACAACTATTACGTTCCGTTTTTAAAATTCTCTTTAAATAATAAGATTTTCGTTTTCTGTCTTTTTATAGCAACCTTATTAATCAGTTTTTCTGCGTTACAAGGTGGTATTATTAAAAGTTCATTTTTTCCAAGAGTTGCCAGTGATCGAATTCAGATTTCACTAAATATGCCACAAGGAACCAATGAAAGAATTACAGATTCTGTAATTTCTTTAATTGAAGAAAAAGTATGGATTGTAAATAAAGAATATTCAGAAAAGCAAAGTGGAGACGAAGATGTTGTAGAAAACGTAATTAAAAGAGTGGGTCCAGGAAGTGCAAATGCAACTTTAGATGTTAATCTTTTACCAGGAGAAACGCGAGATTTTTCTTCACCGAAAATTACAAATGCAATTCAGAAATTAGTTGGAAAAGTATATGGAGTAGAAAGTTTGGTTTTTGGTTCTGGAGGTAATTTTGGTGGAAGTCCTGTTGCAGTTTCTTTATTAGGAAATAATATTACAGAATTAAAAGCAGTAAAAGACGAGCTAAAAGAAACCTTGGAAAACAATCCTTTATTAAAAGATGTTACCGATAACGATCCTGCAGGAATTAAAGAAATAAAAATATCTTTAAAAGACAATGCGTATTTATTAGGGTTGAATTTGCAAAGTATTATGGCGCAAATTAGATATGGTTTCTTCGGTTTTCAAGCACAACGTTTTCAGCGTGGGCAAGACGAAATTAAAGTTTGGGTTCGTTACGACAAAAAAGACAGATCTTCTATTAACGATTTAGACGATATGCGAATTATTACGCCAACAGGCACAAGGGTTCCATTTTCTGAAATTGCAACCTATACAATAGAAAGAGGAGATATTGCAATAAACCATTTAGAAGGAAAGCGTGAAATTCAAATTTCTGCAGATTTAAAAGATTTAGAAACGAGTGAAACCGAGATTTTAGATAATATTAAAAATAATATTATGCCAGAAATCTTGTCTAAATATCCAACAGTTTCCCCTTTATACGAAGGGCAAAATAGAGAAGCTAAAAAAACGACAGATTCTGTAAATTTAGTTGCGCCAATTATTTTAATGTTGATTTATATCGTAATCGCATTTACATTTCGTTCTTACAGTCAGCCAATTTTATTAATAATAATGATTCCTTTTAGTATGATTGGTGTTATTTGGGGCCATTACATTCATAATTTCTCCATCGGAATTTTATCCTTTTTAGGAATTATTGCCCTCATAGGAATTATGGTAAATGATGGTTTGGTTTTAATAGGGAAATTCAACAGTAATTTAAAAGATGGTTTAAAATTCGATGATGCTTTAATAAAAGCGGGTCAATCTCGTTTTAGAGCTATTTTCTTAACCTCTTTAACTACAATTGCAGGTTTAGCACCTTTAATTTTCGAAAAAAGTAGACAAGCACAATTCTTAATTCCAATGGCAATTTCAATTGCTTATGGAATTGCAATTGCCACAATTTTAACCTTGGTAATGTTACCAATGATGTTAGCTGCTTCCAACACTTTAAAAGTAAAAATTAAATGGCTTAAAACAGATAAAGATATTACAAAAGAAGAAGTAGAAAGAGCTATTATAGAAGCAAATTACGATGATGGAAGTTCTACAGAAATCGAATCTAATAAAGAAAATTACGAAAGTTTAGAGTCTAACTATAAAAAAGATGAAAATGAATAA
- a CDS encoding DNA-binding protein, with the protein MEVICLQDEAFYLLIEEVVDRLKEKENIIQDKWVPPDRAMEILNIKSKTTLQKLRDEGSITFTQPQKKIILYDYDSIMKYLNNHTKKSF; encoded by the coding sequence ATGGAAGTTATTTGTTTACAAGACGAAGCTTTTTATTTATTGATTGAAGAAGTTGTTGATCGATTAAAAGAAAAGGAAAATATTATACAAGACAAATGGGTTCCACCAGATCGTGCAATGGAAATTTTGAATATAAAAAGTAAAACAACACTTCAAAAACTTCGTGATGAAGGAAGTATTACGTTTACACAACCACAAAAGAAAATCATTTTATATGATTATGATTCCATTATGAAATACCTTAATAATCATACTAAAAAATCATTTTAA
- a CDS encoding tyrosine-type recombinase/integrase, which yields MNKDDKLLLLKLPNKVLPIIEEYRKEKLKQHDFIFPELKKANVKSDKDILAKTKTANKKFNKYLETIAEKAEINKKLTMQIARHTFGNISGDKIPIQMLQKLYRHFSITTTINYQSNFMHKDRDDALDKVIDF from the coding sequence ATGAATAAGGATGATAAACTTTTATTATTAAAACTACCAAATAAGGTTTTGCCAATAATAGAAGAATATAGAAAAGAGAAGTTAAAACAGCATGACTTTATATTTCCGGAGCTTAAAAAAGCCAATGTAAAAAGTGATAAAGATATATTAGCAAAAACAAAAACAGCTAATAAAAAGTTTAATAAATATTTGGAAACGATAGCAGAAAAAGCAGAAATTAATAAAAAGCTAACTATGCAAATTGCAAGGCATACTTTTGGAAATATCTCTGGAGATAAAATACCTATTCAAATGTTACAGAAGTTATATAGGCATTTTTCGATTACAACAACAATAAATTATCAATCTAACTTTATGCATAAAGACAGAGATGATGCTTTAGATAAAGTAATAGATTTTTAA
- a CDS encoding TolC family protein, with the protein MNKKAILFLVCLATLNSFSQEILTKKEALAITLENNFGIKIANNNIEVAKNNTSIYNTRYLPTATLNSGADYRRNNQTIVFTDPNTGGDNERVGNGVVTKTYNASLGLNYMIFDGLGRKYNYQQLKETYNLTELQAKETIENTYLQLFTVYFQIARLLENTNNLEEALTISKSRLERAKYQYEYGQSTRLEMLNAEVDINNDSITLINSRQQLSNAKRGLNIILGIEKVVDYEVETEVEFNKLMNFEELQQKTLANNSLLKQNEKNIAISEFNIKINKASYLPSLNFNTSYGFNRTENENLVNPFGARLITSDGLNAGLNLTWNIFDGGTTKTRVANAKIALDNQQILLEQQKVTISNNLKNTWENYNNQLFILKAQEKNVQTTQNNFDRTQERYKLGQVTSIEFRQAQINLINSKTAFNNAKFDAKLIELQLLQLSGDILNVNF; encoded by the coding sequence ATGAATAAAAAAGCAATACTATTTCTTGTTTGTTTAGCAACTTTAAATAGTTTTTCACAAGAAATTTTAACAAAGAAAGAAGCGTTAGCAATTACGTTAGAAAATAACTTCGGAATTAAAATTGCGAACAATAATATTGAAGTTGCTAAAAATAATACGAGTATATACAACACGCGTTATTTACCAACTGCGACTTTAAATTCAGGAGCAGATTATCGAAGAAACAATCAAACAATTGTGTTTACGGACCCAAATACTGGTGGAGATAATGAAAGAGTTGGTAATGGAGTTGTTACAAAAACGTATAATGCTTCATTAGGATTAAACTACATGATTTTCGATGGTTTAGGCAGAAAATACAATTATCAGCAATTAAAAGAAACCTATAATTTAACAGAATTACAAGCAAAAGAAACGATTGAAAATACGTATTTACAATTGTTTACAGTATATTTTCAAATTGCAAGATTATTGGAAAACACCAATAATTTAGAAGAAGCATTAACGATTTCTAAAAGCAGGTTAGAACGTGCGAAATATCAATATGAATATGGACAATCTACCAGATTAGAAATGTTAAACGCAGAAGTGGATATAAATAATGATAGTATTACTTTAATAAACTCCAGACAACAATTAAGCAATGCAAAACGTGGTTTAAACATCATTTTAGGTATTGAAAAAGTGGTGGATTATGAAGTTGAAACTGAAGTCGAATTCAATAAATTAATGAATTTTGAAGAATTACAGCAAAAAACTTTGGCAAATAATAGTTTGTTGAAACAGAACGAAAAAAATATAGCAATTAGCGAATTCAATATTAAAATTAACAAAGCAAGTTATTTGCCTTCTCTAAATTTTAATACTTCTTACGGTTTTAATAGAACTGAAAACGAAAATCTCGTAAATCCTTTTGGAGCACGTTTAATTACTTCAGATGGTTTAAATGCAGGTTTAAATTTAACATGGAATATTTTTGATGGTGGAACCACAAAAACAAGAGTTGCCAATGCTAAAATTGCTCTAGATAATCAGCAAATCTTATTAGAACAACAAAAAGTAACCATTTCTAATAACCTAAAAAATACTTGGGAGAATTATAACAACCAATTATTTATTTTAAAAGCACAAGAAAAAAACGTGCAAACAACACAAAATAATTTCGATAGAACTCAAGAACGTTATAAGTTAGGTCAAGTAACTTCCATAGAGTTTAGACAAGCACAAATTAATTTAATCAACTCTAAAACAGCATTTAATAATGCAAAGTTCGATGCTAAATTAATTGAATTACAATTGCTACAATTAAGTGGAGATATCTTAAATGTAAATTTTTAG